The genomic DNA GTCCGAGGAGAAGGTCACGGACGGGGATGCCAGGAATTCGGCGACGGGCACGCCCAGCTCGGCCGCCCCCCGCGCCGGGACCTCGAGGACGCGCTCCGCGCCCCCCGCGACGCGCACGGCCACGCGGTGCGGCGCCGCGTTCTCCGCCTCCGCGACGAAGTGGCGCCCGAGCGCGGCCAGCGCCCAGCCGGTGTCGCTGGTGCGACCCCAGCGCCCTTGCACATCCCGGCTCTCGAGGAGCTTGGCGGCGAGCGCGGCGCCGGCCGGGTCGCCCGGGAGCACGCGGTCGGCAAGCAGCAGCGCCATCGCGTCCGGCCTGTTCCGGCCGTTGAATCCGTAGTGGTAGTCGGAGCGCCCGCGCGGCGCCTCGAGCGCGGCGCGCGCCGCCATGCCCAGCTCGTCCGGGGGCATGAAGCCTCCGTACGAGGCGGCGAGCAGCGCGAGAATCCGCGGCTCCCACGCCTGCGTCCCCAGCCCCGCCCGGAACGGGGTGAAGTCCGACGCCTGCGCCTTCCCCAGCCGCGCCAGCAGGTAGAGCGCCATCGCCGCCCCCGCTTCCTCCGGCGGCTTGCGCAGGCGGTCCTCGCGCAGGTAGCCGGCAAGCCGCTGCAGCGCCTCCTCGGGCACCGCCATGCCCGCGTCCCGCGCCTCCGCCAAGGCCGTTGCGGCGTAGAACGTGCCCCAGGGGCTGGCCTCGCGGTCGCCCGGCCAGTAGCCGAAGCCGCCCGCGTCCGTCTGCATCGACAGCAGCCGCTCGACCCCCTTGGCCAGGAACGGATCGGCCTCGTCGGCCGCGATCCCCGGGACCATCCCCTTCGAGAGGATCCCGCGCAACGCCGCCAGAGGCAGCACCCCGGATGCTGTCTGCTCGATGCAGCCGTACGGGTACTGGAGCAGGTAGCGCAGGCCCGCCGTCATCCGCAGGAACGGCGAGCCGGAGATCGCGATGACGGCCGTGGTCTCGCCGAGCAGGTCGCGGTCTGCGACGATGGCCCGCACCTCGGACGGGAGCGACGGGACGAGCGAGGACTCGCCCTTCACGCTTCCGTACCACACCTGCTGCCCCCGCACGTGGCCGCTGCGCACGGGAATGGTGTGCTCCACCGCGTCTGCGTGCGCCCCGAACCTGCCCACAAAGCGCACGCGCGCCTCGCCGGAGCCCTCGGCGCTCCCCGCCACCGCAACATCGGCGCGTTCCCTGGCCGTGAGCGGATAGCTGCGACGCCCGACCGTGAGCACGAGCGGCCCCTCCGCGGCGAGGGCGAAATCCATCACGTCGCTCTCGTCCGTCCGGTTGAAGGCTCCGACAGTGAATCGAAAGCGATCCCCCTTCGTGAAGATCCGCGGCAGGCCGGCCTCGAGGGAGAAGGGCTTGGAGACGCGCAGTGTGCGTTCCGCGGTGCCGAAGGCGCTGCCGGCATCACACGCCACCACCGTGACGCGGAACGCCGTCATCTGGTCAGGCAGCGCGAAGCGCACCTGCGCCCGTCCTTCCGCGTCCGTCGCGAGCGCCGGGTTCCAGTAGGCCACGGGCTTGAAGAGCCGCCGCGTCTCGAGCGCCGTCCCCTCCCCTTCGCCGCCCCCGGTGAGCGCTTCGGCGCGCACAGCCCTGAACGGCGTCTGCGGGATGAGGAACCGGCGCGTGTCGCTGAGGAAGATGCCGAGCGGCAGGTCGAAGCGCGTGATGCCCGCGACGTCCGGCGCGCGGTGCCCGGTGAGCGCGAGCACGGACTCGTCCACGACGGCGACCGCCAGCTCGGCGCGCACGCCACGGCCGCTCTCGCCCCTGACCGCGAGCGCGAGCGTCACCTCGCCGCCAGGCTGCGCCTCCAGCTCCTGCTTCACGCCGGGGGCGATCTCGACCGACAGCGACGCGGGCAGCTTCACGACGGGCAGGTTGGCCACGCCGTGGAGAAATGCCGGCACGCCCTCGTCGATCCGCCCCGTGTAGACCGGGAACGGACCCCGCGGGACGGTGCCGACAAGCGAGGCGTAGACGTTCGGCGCGCTCGCGTCCGTGAGCTCCACCTGCAGCTCCGGAAGCTCTCCCTTGGTCCGCAGCACCTTCGCCGAGAGCACCGCCTGCCGCTCGATTGTGAACAGCCACGCGGCCGCCCGCTGGCGCGCCCCGGCCCGCAGGCGCGCAGTCTGTCCGGGGCGGTAGCGCGGCCGGTCCGTCGAGAGCGGGATGCGCGTGAGGCCCTGCTCGCGCCCCTGCTGCTCGTCCCAGCGCTCCCAGCCAACCTGGAAGCGCGTGGCCGAGGAGCAGACGCTCCGGTCGTCGGCCCGGTGGCTGAACCGCACCAGGTACTCCCCCCAGCCGTCGAAGCTCACCTCGAAGACGGCCCGCCCGTCGCGGATCGGCACCTCGGCGGTCCGGGCGCGCTTCCAGACCTGCTCGCTGACCCAGTAGTCGTTGCCGGCGAGGTTGCGCTTGCGGTAGTACGTCCAGCTGCGCCGCAGGACCTCGGCCGTGAGCGTGCCCTCGCGCACGCGCTCGCCGCCCGCGTCGACCAGGACCGCCGTGACCCGCTGCTCCTCCCCGGCCACCACGTCCTTCGCGTGCGAGGCGATCCCGATCTGCGGTCCGGTCTCGGGCCGCCAGGTCTCGGTCGCCGAGGCCGCGCGACCGTCGAAGTCCAGCACCGCCGCGGACACGACGAACGTGCGCTCGCCCGCGAGCACTTCCGCGGAGACCGGGAACTCGAGCGTGAGGCGCCCGTCGGCGTCGAGGAACGCCTCCCCCGACTCCAGGGGCGCCGTGGCGGCCCCGCCCTCCTCCATCTCGTGGCCGAAGACGTAGTCGTCCCAGCCCTTGACGCGGTGCGCGGAGGGACCGTACGCGAGCTGCCAGCGCACGCGACCGTTCTTCACCGGGCCGCCGGCGTAGTAGCCGCCCTCCACCGTGACGGCGAGGAAGGTCGCCTCGACGGGACGGCCGGTGAAGGTATCGTCCGTGCGACGGCGCGCCGCGAAGCTCAGGCGCGCGAAGTGACGCGGCGGCACGAACTCCTCGACGCGGAAGGTCGCGGTCGCCGGCGGGCCCCCGGCCGGCCGCAGCTCGACGCGGTACTCGCCCAGCGGCGCCGACGCGGGCAGGGACGCCTCCAGGGCCGCCGTGCCGAACTCCGAGAGCACGGCGGGCGCTTCCCGGACCCGACGGCCTCGCGAGTCGGTGATCTCGAAGGTGCACCGTGCGCCGACGGGGGGAACCACCTTCCCGTCCCGGAAGAGCCGGACGATGCCCTTGACGAACACGGTCTCGCCCGGGCGGTACGCGCCGCGCTCGGTGAAGACCACCGCGTTCGCCGGCTCGGGGCGCTCGGTGACCGCGCTCGTCTGGCGGATGCCGGGGACGGTGACGGCGCTGTGCGGCCCTTCGGGGACGGCCTGCACCGCGGCGTCGTCCGCGGTCACGGCGGCCACCGCCTGCAGCCGATAGCCCTCGGGCGCGACCGTGCGCGGGCGCACCTCGGGGCGGTCCGCCGTACCCGCGTAGGAGAAGCCTTCCTTGGCGCCGGCGGGAATGGCGAGCAGCCCGTCGCCGTCCGTCCTGCCGGCGTGGAAGAGCACCCGGTCCGCCGTGAAGCCGGCGACCTCGACGCCCCCGACGGGAAGACCGGTCTCCAGCGAGGTGACCCAGACCAGGGTCGCCGCGCTCCCGGCAAGGCAGGTGATCCCCAGATCGGTCACGTTGAAGAGCGCGGGCTTCGTCTCGGCCGAGCCGCCGACGGCGTTGTCGCGCAGCCGCGCCAGCAGGATCTTTCCCGTGCCGCGCTCCGGGCGCTGCGAGAGCGGGATGGAGAACGACCGCTCCTCGTTGGCCGGGCCCGTGGTGTCGAACAGGTCGCGGCGCGTCCCGCGCCCCGACAGGAAGCGGCGGAGTGGGTCGCCGTCCGGGATCGCCCCGTCGAGCGCCGCGACGAGACGGGCGGCGGCCGCAACCCGATCGGCCCAGGCGCCCTCGCCCTGCGACAGCGCGGCTGCCGGCGAGAGCTGCAGCGTCTCGAGCAGGGTCGATCCCACGTTCACGACGTCGAAGTGGACGAGCTGCCGGCTCGAACGCTCGATCACCGAGCCGACACCGGAGAACAGCAGCGCCGGCGCCTTGTCCGGGAAGAGCACCTCCTTGAGCGTCTCGGTGTACGGCGTGCCGTCTCCCGCGACGAAGCCGCCGGAGAACTTCAGGACGTAGCGCGTGCCGTGCCGGAAGGAGCCGCGGAGGACCAGTGTGTCAGGCTCGCCGCTCCACGTAACGTGAAAGGAGGGAGGGGGCGGCACGATCCGCAGGTGCTCGTGCGCGGCCTGCCGGTCAACCGGGCGCGTGAACCTGACGGTGACGGACTGCTCGGCGAGGTTGGGAGCGATCGCGCGGATGGTGAACGCATCGCCCGGCGCCTGGCCCGGGGCCGGTCGCCCTGCGGGCGCGGCGGCGCCCCCGGGAAGGGGCTGGGCG from bacterium includes the following:
- a CDS encoding MG2 domain-containing protein, translated to MSRVRGARWSTAVAGAVLAMVLGAAAAAQPLPGGAAAPAGRPAPGQAPGDAFTIRAIAPNLAEQSVTVRFTRPVDRQAAHEHLRIVPPPPSFHVTWSGEPDTLVLRGSFRHGTRYVLKFSGGFVAGDGTPYTETLKEVLFPDKAPALLFSGVGSVIERSSRQLVHFDVVNVGSTLLETLQLSPAAALSQGEGAWADRVAAAARLVAALDGAIPDGDPLRRFLSGRGTRRDLFDTTGPANEERSFSIPLSQRPERGTGKILLARLRDNAVGGSAETKPALFNVTDLGITCLAGSAATLVWVTSLETGLPVGGVEVAGFTADRVLFHAGRTDGDGLLAIPAGAKEGFSYAGTADRPEVRPRTVAPEGYRLQAVAAVTADDAAVQAVPEGPHSAVTVPGIRQTSAVTERPEPANAVVFTERGAYRPGETVFVKGIVRLFRDGKVVPPVGARCTFEITDSRGRRVREAPAVLSEFGTAALEASLPASAPLGEYRVELRPAGGPPATATFRVEEFVPPRHFARLSFAARRRTDDTFTGRPVEATFLAVTVEGGYYAGGPVKNGRVRWQLAYGPSAHRVKGWDDYVFGHEMEEGGAATAPLESGEAFLDADGRLTLEFPVSAEVLAGERTFVVSAAVLDFDGRAASATETWRPETGPQIGIASHAKDVVAGEEQRVTAVLVDAGGERVREGTLTAEVLRRSWTYYRKRNLAGNDYWVSEQVWKRARTAEVPIRDGRAVFEVSFDGWGEYLVRFSHRADDRSVCSSATRFQVGWERWDEQQGREQGLTRIPLSTDRPRYRPGQTARLRAGARQRAAAWLFTIERQAVLSAKVLRTKGELPELQVELTDASAPNVYASLVGTVPRGPFPVYTGRIDEGVPAFLHGVANLPVVKLPASLSVEIAPGVKQELEAQPGGEVTLALAVRGESGRGVRAELAVAVVDESVLALTGHRAPDVAGITRFDLPLGIFLSDTRRFLIPQTPFRAVRAEALTGGGEGEGTALETRRLFKPVAYWNPALATDAEGRAQVRFALPDQMTAFRVTVVACDAGSAFGTAERTLRVSKPFSLEAGLPRIFTKGDRFRFTVGAFNRTDESDVMDFALAAEGPLVLTVGRRSYPLTARERADVAVAGSAEGSGEARVRFVGRFGAHADAVEHTIPVRSGHVRGQQVWYGSVKGESSLVPSLPSEVRAIVADRDLLGETTAVIAISGSPFLRMTAGLRYLLQYPYGCIEQTASGVLPLAALRGILSKGMVPGIAADEADPFLAKGVERLLSMQTDAGGFGYWPGDREASPWGTFYAATALAEARDAGMAVPEEALQRLAGYLREDRLRKPPEEAGAAMALYLLARLGKAQASDFTPFRAGLGTQAWEPRILALLAASYGGFMPPDELGMAARAALEAPRGRSDYHYGFNGRNRPDAMALLLADRVLPGDPAGAALAAKLLESRDVQGRWGRTSDTGWALAALGRHFVAEAENAAPHRVAVRVAGGAERVLEVPARGAAELGVPVAEFLASPSVTFSSDPSREVLFSLALTFPRVDYAARGNDGGFRIVKRIENADGSAAIRVGDIVRVTVEFSPPEQGSEFTVLDDPLPAGLVAINAAFKSEEGVPRDNDAVVGRERGDEDFWGFYWDPAGYYRFVPDHLELRDDRVAAFRQDLWGWRGTLYRFVYYARAVCEGEFVVPSTKIERMYEPEVNGYTPRSVLQIGGRVR